TTAGAGGGTGCCCCagaagactctgaagaagatATTGAACTCATTAATGAGACCCAGACAACTACCATTAATGAAACTGAGGTTTCTTCTCCAAAAGAACCTGCAACTACTATTTCATTACATTCTCTATTGGGTTCTCCTTTTCCCAACACAATGCGAATTCAAGGTCATATCAAAGGCCAAATTATTACAATTCTCATCGATTCTGGATCCACCCATAATTTCTTACATCCCACAATTGCTAAGAGATGTGGCTTTATTGATCAATCTACTTCTATCCGAGTAATGGTGGGTGATGGTGGGTTTCTTGAGACTCAAGGATCATGTAAAAATATTCCAGTTAAGCTACAAGATTATAGTTTCTCTACGGAATTTTTTCTCTTACCAGTAAGTGGTTGTGATGCAGTTCTTGGGGTTCACTGGTTACGATCTCTGGGGAATATCAGTTGGGATTTTTCAAAGTTACAAATGCGATTCAACTCAGCTGATCGCAATTACCTTCTCATTGGTGATAACTCAACTTCCGTAGTGTTGCTTGACAATATCTCAATGCAGAAACTAATTCATCATGAACATCAGGGTATTCTTCTACAATTGGTTCCTACTTCTGGTTCTTCCACAACTACTTCAAAGGTATCtatagaaatttcagaactcttatctagtttttatgatattttttgCACTCCTACTTCTTTACCACCTTCAAGATTGTATGATCATCATATTCCTCTACTACCAAACATTGCCCCTATTAATGTCAGACCTTATCGATACCCTCACTTTCAAAAggaagaaattgagaaaattgtgCAAGAATTACAAACATCAGCGTTCATTCGGCATAGCTGTAGCCCATATTCTTCTCCAGCATTATTAGTACGCAAGAAAGATGGCACTTGGTGTATGTGTGTCGATTATAGAGCATTAAATAAGGTTACTATGAAAGATAATTTCCCATTCCTGTGGTTGATGAATTGATTGATGAAATTCATGGTAAAAAGGCATGTGTTTTGGATATCATCAGATAAGAGTATATGATTCAGACATTGAAAAAAACAGCTTTTAGGACTCATGATGTCCATTATGAGTTCCTAGTAATGCCGTCTGGGTTATCTAATGCTCCTGCAACATTTCAGAGCCTCATGAATGATATATTTCGCCCTTATCTTCGCAAGTTTGTTCTTGTATTTTTTGACGATATTTTGATATACAACAATTCTATGTCTGAATATCTTCAACATCTACAAATTGTTTTTCAATTACTCACGGAAAACAAGTTATTCCTCAAAGAATCTAAGTGTGATTTTGCTAAGACATCAATTAGTTATTTAGGGCACATTGTTTCAGCAGATGGAATTGCAGTTGAACCTGATAAAAT
Above is a genomic segment from Papaver somniferum cultivar HN1 chromosome 10, ASM357369v1, whole genome shotgun sequence containing:
- the LOC113316065 gene encoding uncharacterized protein LOC113316065, producing MATMLQANKQDIDSLGDTIARSMTQILLPRFPLNTTPPGFTTPHGNNGALGSTGGINFTDNISPLRAAPINLKFPTFDGKDPARWIFQADQYFNLHNVAEAYKISIATAHFKGEANAWYRWVQGKVTDATWLHFCSLICDRFADKKFVNPRMALSTIFQIGSVRDHIAEFEQILNFVTDLPEEYIIDLFIRSLKTEIRSILKSTGAQQRRNTIPPGAKRLTLEEQRIRRDQGLCFNCDQLYKPSHLCEKPKLLILEGAPEDSEEDIELINETQTTTINETEVSSPKEPATTISLHSLLGSPFPNTMRIQGHIKGQIITILIDSGSTHNFLHPTIAKRCGFIDQSTSIRVMVGDGGFLETQGSCKNIPVKLQDYSFSTEFFLLPVSGCDAVLGVHWLRSLGNISWDFSKLQMRFNSADRNYLLIGDNSTSVVLLDNISMQKLIHHEHQGILLQLVPTSGSSTTTSKVSIEISELLSSFYDIFCTPTSLPPSRLYDHHIPLLPNIAPINVRPYRYPHFQKEEIEKIVQELQTSAFIRHSCSPYSSPALLVRKKDGTWSFRTHDVHYEFLVMPSGLSNAPATFQSLMNDIFRPYLRKFVLVFFDDILIYNNSMSEYLQHLQIVFQLLTENKLFLKESKCDFAKTSISYLGHIVSADGIAVEPDKISAITNWLIPSTIKDLRGFLGLAGYYRKFVCDYGKISAALTKLLKKDCFTWSDEATEAFNKLKLALTTTPVLAFPDFSKDFYL